AAACGGTTGATCCGGGAAGGGTGATTCCAGGATCACCGGCTCTTCGTCCCCGTCGAGTTCAGCGCGAACTTGCACTCCAATCAAATCTAAGACTTGCGTGATTGGGACGCGACCGGATTTTGAGAAGTCGAGCGGTTGGTTGCCAGCCGGTTCGGTTTCGACCTCCTCTTCTCCCCGACTCGGGGTTTTGTAGGGGCCGAACTGGCGGTAGGCGATGATGAAGGTTGCCCATGGTTCGCCGAGCACGGCCGTCAATTCCTCAAACAATAAAGCCAGGTCATCGCCGTTCAAGTCGATACGTGGCATCCCATCACTCGAGACGTTTTTCTCCATGCTGTAAAGCGTCAAATAGGAGGACCATCCGCGATCTAACTCGCCGCTTCCATCGTCGTCGATGATCAACAATTGTTGTTCCTGGAGGTCGATCAGGCCGTTACGATTTTGGTCACGGCCGAAAAGAAGATCAGGAGTGACGCCGCGAACTAGCAACAGTTCTTCCAACGTTTCCAACGGACCATTTTTGGGTGCGTAGGGTTGAGGGAGGCTGGAGTAATAATCGATTTCGGCGCCGTATTCACGGCTGTCATCGTCCTCGTCAATCCAATCAAGAATTGCGTCAGCGATGTCGACTGTCATGCCGGGCAGTTGCATCAACAGGCCCCGTCCGGACGTGTCAACCTCCTCTTCCTCTTCGCCCGATTCAGAATTATTTCCATCATCGTTGCTCTCCCCACCCCCACTGGAATCCCCACTGGGACCGCTTCCACCGCCAGGAGCGCCACCTGCCTCAGCGGCTTCGTCCAGACCGCCGGATAAAGCGCCTCCGAGATCCTCACCGAGAAAATCGGGAACTTCCAGATCCAAGGCATTCAGATTGAGGCGACTCGATTCATCCTCGAGTCCGAATCGCATGCCACCCCAATATCCATCGGTGGAGAGTTCGGGAGCGAGCACGGCAAACCGTACTCGTCCCTTCGCCTCTGAGTTATCGACGACCAACTGGGCTTGGAACATTTCTGGGTTGTAGTAGGTTCCGCCCAGGTCCTCGCGAGTTAGTACGTCTTGCTCAAGAAAATAACGGGCATGTGCGACGCCCGAATCGACCGCTGCGCGAGATTGCAGCTGTTTTCCATGCAGAATAGCACTCTCGTTTTCAGCCAACATGAGGCTTGAAAACGTGTAGGCTGAGAGCGAAAGCATGGCGACCACGACTAGGACCATGATCAATGCTAAGCCTTGGCGACGGTTACTCATTACAGACCCCCCATGGCAGCGTCTGACTCCATGTCTTCTGTTTCCCCGGCCGCGAACTCGGCTAATTCCTCGGGGTCTGAACTGGGAAGATGAACGACGAGTCGGTAGACGTCCTCGGTAGTCAGTTGAGCCATGGTCGACTGCATTTCAACCCGTGTTTTGAATT
The sequence above is drawn from the Pirellulaceae bacterium genome and encodes:
- a CDS encoding type II secretion system protein GspK; amino-acid sequence: MSNRRQGLALIMVLVVVAMLSLSAYTFSSLMLAENESAILHGKQLQSRAAVDSGVAHARYFLEQDVLTREDLGGTYYNPEMFQAQLVVDNSEAKGRVRFAVLAPELSTDGYWGGMRFGLEDESSRLNLNALDLEVPDFLGEDLGGALSGGLDEAAEAGGAPGGGSGPSGDSSGGGESNDDGNNSESGEEEEEVDTSGRGLLMQLPGMTVDIADAILDWIDEDDDSREYGAEIDYYSSLPQPYAPKNGPLETLEELLLVRGVTPDLLFGRDQNRNGLIDLQEQQLLIIDDDGSGELDRGWSSYLTLYSMEKNVSSDGMPRIDLNGDDLALLFEELTAVLGEPWATFIIAYRQFGPYKTPSRGEEEVETEPAGNQPLDFSKSGRVPITQVLDLIGVQVRAELDGDEEPVILESPFPDQPFAYSSYLPKLMDYCTVVPDTIIPGRVNINLAPFVVLTTIPGVTAPIANDIIAERDIDNSEFDPDFQHETWLLSRSIITLDEMREMMPYVTAGGDVYRAQIVGYFDEGEIASRSEVIFDATSAAPRILFWRDISHLGRGYPVELLGVDLTNSE